The Corvus cornix cornix isolate S_Up_H32 chromosome 12, ASM73873v5, whole genome shotgun sequence genome includes a window with the following:
- the RHOA gene encoding transforming protein RhoA: protein MAAIRKKLVIVGDGACGKTCLLIVFSKDQFPEVYVPTVFENYVADIEVDGKQVELALWDTAGQEDYDRLRPLSYPDTDVILMCFSIDSPDSLENIPEKWTPEVKHFCPNVPIILVGNKKDLRNDEHTRRELAKMKQEPVKPEEGRDMANRIGAFGYMECSAKTKDGVREVFEMATRAALQARRGKKKSGCLLL, encoded by the exons atGGCAGCCATTCGAAAAAAGCTGGTTATAGTGGGAGATGGTGCCTGTGGAAAGACCTGTCTGCTGATTGTATTTAGCAAAGACCAGTTCCCTGAAGTGTATGTTCCCACTGTCTTTGAAAATTATGTAGCAGATATTGAAGTGGATGGAAAGCAG GTTGAGTTGGCTTTGTGGGATACAGCAGGACAGGAAGACTACGATCGACTTAGACCGCTTTCTTATCCAGATACTGATGTTATACTTATGTGTTTTTCAATTGATAGTCCTGATAGTTTAG aaaacatccCAGAGAAGTGGACCCCAGAGGTGAAGCATTTCTGCCCCAACGTGCCTATCATCTTGGTAGGAAACAAGAAGGACCTGAGGAATGACGAGCACACAAGACGAGAGCTGGCCAAAATGAAGCAG GAGCCTGTCAAACCCGAGGAAGGCCGGGATATGGCAAACCGCATTGGTGCATTCGGGTACATGGAGTGTTCGGCAAAGACCAAAGACGGTGTGAGGGAGGTGTTTGAAATGGCCACTAGAGCTGCTTTGCAAGCCCGGCGTGGCAAGAAAAAGTCCGGGTGCCTTCTCTTATAA
- the LOC104683457 gene encoding LOW QUALITY PROTEIN: glutathione peroxidase 1-like (The sequence of the model RefSeq protein was modified relative to this genomic sequence to represent the inferred CDS: deleted 1 base in 1 codon) — MAAAAGGRAAGLAGLAGWRARPLGAAEPLSLGSLRGKVLLVVNVASLUGTTTRDFLQLNELQQRYGPRGLQVLGFPCNQFGHQENATNDEILPMLEFVRPGNGYKPNFIMFEKCEVNGKNAHPLFTFLKEALPFPHDDPSSLMTNPQYIIWSPVCRNDIAWNFEKFLIGPDGVPFKRYSRRFETIKIQDDIELLLQKVP, encoded by the exons atggcggcggcggcgggcgggcgtgcggcggggctggcggggctggcg ggctgGCGGGCGCGGCCGCTGGGCGCGGCGGAGCCGCTGTCGCTGGGCTCGCTGCGGGGcaaggtgctgctggtggtCAATGTGGCGTCGCTCTGAGGCACGACCACGCGCGACTTCCTGCAGCTCAACGAGCTGCAGCAGCGCTACGGCCCCCGCGGGCTCCAGGTCCTCGGCTTCCCCTGCAACCAGTTCGGTCACCAG GAAAATGCCACCAACGATGAGATCCTTCCCATGCTCGAGTTTGTTCGTCCTGGCAACGGGTACAAGCCCAATTTCATCATGTTCGAGAAGTGTGAGGTGAACGGGAAGAACGCGCACCCCCTCTTCACCTTCCTGAAAGAGGCGCTGCCCTTCCCGCACGACGATCCCTCCTCGCTGATGACCAACCCGCAGTACATCATCTGGTCCCCGGTCTGCCGCAACGACATCGCCTGGAACTTCGAGAAGTTCCTCATTGGCCCCGACGGCGTGCCCTTCAAACGCTACAGCCGGCGTTTCGAAACCATCAAGATCCAGGACGACATTGAGTTGCTTCTGCAGAAGGTTCCCTAG